The Chitinophaga pinensis DSM 2588 region GTAGCATTGCTGGGATTCGGCCTGTTGATCTCTACTTACAGCGATAACCAGTTGCAGGCGATGTTTGTGGCATTCTTCTTCATTATGATCTTCATGCTGATGAGTGGACTCTTTGTTTCGGTGGATAATATGCCGCCATGGGCGAAGATGATTGCCAACTTAACCCCGGTGACACATTTTATAGATGTGATGAGAATGGTGGTGTTGAAAGGGAGTCGCTTTGCGGATATAAAAATGCAATTCCTGTACGAACTGGCCTTTGCATTGGTATTGAATGGCTGGGCTATCTGGAACTATCGTAAAACAGCATAAAACTTTTATTAGTATATACAGTTGTAGGTTTAACAGGAGACCGGGATAGTCTTATCCCGGTCCTTTTATTTATGATAGCTTTCTGATAAGTCTGCCCAGTGTTTTGAGTCCGTCGTCCATCTGTTTGCTCCAGGGATTACTATAGCTGATACGCATACAGTTTGTATAACGATCCTGTAAAGAGAATATCCTGCCGGGTGCAAAAGATATCTTATGCTTGATTGCCTGTTCATACAACTCATATGTATTCACTTTCGGATTCAGTTCCACCCATAGTACAAAACCTCCCTGCGGACGAGACACGCAGCAATCCTCCGGAAAATACTCTCTGATCGCCTGCAGGTGTCGCATATACTGTGTATGCAGGGCTTTACGCATTCCTCTCAGGTGATGCTCATAGCGGTCATTTTCGAGGAAACAGGCAATTGCTGCACCCGGAAGGGAAGGAGAGGAGATAGAGTGATGCCTTTTCAGGTTCAGTACTTTCTCCAGGTATCTGCCGGGAATTGTCCAGCCTACACGATAACCCGGTGCGACGGACTTGGAAAAGGAATTACATAACAACACAAGTCCATTGGTATCGAAAGTTTTGCAGACACCAGGACGTTCTTTACCAAAGTACATATCCCCATAAATATCGTCCTCTATTAATGGGATCTCATATTTCTCCAGTAACCTCACCAGTTCACGCTTATGTGTGTCCGGCATACAGGCGCCCAGCGGATTGGTGAAATTGGTCACAAAGAGACAGGCTTTGATCTTAAACTTGGGAATAGCCTTATCCAGGTATTCCAGGTCGACCCCTGTACCAGGATGCGTAGGTATTTCCAGCACCTTCAGTCCAAGCGTTTCTGCCAGCTGGAGGGAACCATAATACGCCGGGCTTTCAATCGCAATCGTATCTCCCTGTTGCGTAACGGCTGACAAACAAAGTGTCAGCGCATCCATACAACCACTTGTAGTAACGATCTCATCTTCACTGACAGCACCACCCCACAGAATAGAATTACGGGCTATTTGTCTGCGGAGATCAGGATTCCCCTGCACAGGCTCATATCCCACACCCGCAAAAGGTGTTTTCCGCAGCGCCTGTATAAGTGCTTTAGAGATTTTGGCAGCCGGCAACATCGACTCCGGCGGCGCAGCAGAAGCAAACCGGGTAATATTTTCCAATCTCATATCCTGAGAAACCTGTGTCACCATTTCATGCACAGTAACCTCCGAAGGCTTTTTAACAGCCTCACAGACTTTAGGCATCTCCGGCATCCGCCGCGGACTAAAGATGACATAGTACCCCGACTTAGGACGGGATTCAATAAGTCCCTTCGCTTCCAGATGATAATAAGCCTGAAAAGCAGTACTCATACTAACTCCCTGTTCCTCGCTCATGGTACGAACAGAAGGAAGCTTGTCTCCAATTTTCAATACGTCTTTGGCAATAAGTTGCTCCAGTTTGTCGGCAATCTGAAGATAAAGATGTTCAGCGGTTTTTAACATGGCTATTGGTTGAACTGATCTGGTTCAAATGTAAGTAAATTTAAACTGATATGGTTTCCGCATTTTGGGGTGTTATACACTCCAGGATATTGCCGATACACACC contains the following coding sequences:
- a CDS encoding PLP-dependent aminotransferase family protein, which produces MLKTAEHLYLQIADKLEQLIAKDVLKIGDKLPSVRTMSEEQGVSMSTAFQAYYHLEAKGLIESRPKSGYYVIFSPRRMPEMPKVCEAVKKPSEVTVHEMVTQVSQDMRLENITRFASAAPPESMLPAAKISKALIQALRKTPFAGVGYEPVQGNPDLRRQIARNSILWGGAVSEDEIVTTSGCMDALTLCLSAVTQQGDTIAIESPAYYGSLQLAETLGLKVLEIPTHPGTGVDLEYLDKAIPKFKIKACLFVTNFTNPLGACMPDTHKRELVRLLEKYEIPLIEDDIYGDMYFGKERPGVCKTFDTNGLVLLCNSFSKSVAPGYRVGWTIPGRYLEKVLNLKRHHSISSPSLPGAAIACFLENDRYEHHLRGMRKALHTQYMRHLQAIREYFPEDCCVSRPQGGFVLWVELNPKVNTYELYEQAIKHKISFAPGRIFSLQDRYTNCMRISYSNPWSKQMDDGLKTLGRLIRKLS